In a single window of the Metopolophium dirhodum isolate CAU chromosome 2, ASM1992520v1, whole genome shotgun sequence genome:
- the LOC132939029 gene encoding uncharacterized protein LOC132939029, with amino-acid sequence MYLLLSLLFVSVPDGNTNSSTDHLLIEHSVTLESAENSIQHIVPELMIGVGCRECTIREIEYCLSNDVIEDHCCCQRKYHEVFPYIAHTCYVRSRNCEPTVRDCGVFDRLLTCCCHQYLGTKWKIKMSAAVNGQSRKNNSLFLFGLIIFLIKNNYYIFNFF; translated from the exons ATGTATTTGTTGTTGAGTTTACTATTTGTTAGTGTTCCTGATGGTAATACAAACTCATCAACTGATCATTTACTTATTGAACACAGTGTCACTCTAGAAAGTGCTGAAAATTCAATTCAACATATTGTACCAGAattga TGATAGGAGTCGGTTGCAGAGAATGTACCATAAGAGAAATTGAATATTGTTTGTCCAATGATGTCATTGAAGATCATTGCTGTTGCCAAAGAAAATACCATG AAGTATTCCCTTACATTGCACACACTTGCTATGTAAGATCTAGAAATTGTGAACCTACTGTTCGGGACTGTGGAGTTTTCGATCGACTATTGACTTGTTGTTGCCATCAATATCTTGGAACTAAAT ggaaAATCAAAATGTCAGCCGCCGTTAATGGACAGAGTCGAAAAAACAATAGCTTATTTCTTTTTGGATTAATTATTTTCCTTAttaagaacaattattatatttttaatttcttttaa
- the LOC132939026 gene encoding eukaryotic translation initiation factor 3 subunit J, protein MEWDADNFEPAKPVIPVADIVGGAKLNKWEGEDEEENIKDSWDAEEEETKKTESKVPEKKTKSKLEQKIAERERKQKIENEKMRRKFLEAEENSNMTPEEKKLLQQKLQEEADLEVAKEMLGVDEGDEDSIDRMNPKSKEDFVVFEQALQKKIQSFSKSDHYSDFIEELIRNLSVTLSMNDLRKLKASVDNMSIEKMKAEKGDKNKKNKGKGKAKLRLDNSTIPDYNEFSAYTVDDYEEFM, encoded by the exons ATGGAGTGGG ATGCTGATAATTTTGAACCCGCTAAGCCCGTCATTCCCGTTGCTGACATTGTTGGCGGTGCTAAGCTCAACAAATGGGAAGGCGAAGATGAAGAAGAAAATATTAAG gataGCTGGGATGCAGAAGaagaagaaacaaaaaaaaccgaATCAAAAGTCCCTGagaaaaaaaccaaatcaaaattggaacaAAAAATAGCTGAAAGAGAA cgaaaacaaaaaatagaaaatgaaaaaatgaggCGAAAATTTTTGGAGGCAGAAGAAAATTCAAACATGACACCAGAAGAAAAGAAGCTATTACAACAGAAATTACAAGAAGAAGCAGATTTGGAAGTAGCGAAAGAAATGTTAGGTGTAGATGAAGGCGATGAAGATTCAATAGACCGCATGAATCCAAAATCAAAAGAAGATTTCGTTGTTTTTGAACAAGCTcttcagaaaaaaatacaaagttttTCTAAATCTGATCACTATTCTGATTTTATTGAAGAACTTATTAGGAATTTATCTGTTACAT tgTCGATGAATGATTTGAGAAAGTTAAAAGCAAGTGTAGATAATATGAGTATAGAAAAAATGAAAGCAGAAAAgggtgataaaaataaaaaaaataaaggcaaAGGAAAAGCTAAATTGCGACTCGACAACAGTAct ATTCCTGATTACAATGAGTTTTCAGCTTATACGGTGGATGATTATGAAGAGTTCATGTAG